Proteins encoded by one window of Acetivibrio thermocellus ATCC 27405:
- the hpf gene encoding ribosome hibernation-promoting factor, HPF/YfiA family, whose product MRFKVVGKNIVVTEALKEAAVKKVGKLDKYFRRDAEATITMSVQKNRHIVEVTIPFEGGLLRAEEDSPDMYASIDKVIDSLERQIRRNKTKLEKKVHDGSLRFENIKFDDDEVEEEPKFEVVRTKKFAIKPMTVEEAILQMNLLGHQFFMFSNAETNEANVVYRRKDGNYGLIEPEF is encoded by the coding sequence ATGAGATTCAAAGTTGTCGGAAAAAACATTGTCGTAACTGAAGCTTTAAAAGAAGCGGCTGTTAAAAAAGTCGGAAAACTGGACAAGTACTTCCGTCGCGATGCTGAAGCAACAATCACAATGAGCGTGCAGAAAAACAGGCACATAGTGGAAGTTACAATACCCTTCGAAGGAGGATTGCTCAGAGCTGAAGAAGACAGTCCGGATATGTACGCTTCAATCGACAAAGTTATAGACAGTCTCGAAAGACAGATAAGAAGAAACAAGACCAAACTTGAAAAGAAAGTCCATGACGGCAGCTTAAGGTTTGAAAACATTAAATTTGATGATGATGAAGTCGAAGAAGAACCAAAATTTGAAGTTGTAAGAACGAAAAAATTTGCCATAAAACCCATGACGGTTGAAGAAGCTATTTTGCAAATGAACCTTTTGGGACATCAATTCTTTATGTTCTCCAATGCTGAAACCAATGAAGCAAATGTGGTATACAGGAGAAAAGACGGAAATTATGGTTTGATTGAACCGGAATTTTAA
- the pcrA gene encoding DNA helicase PcrA, translated as MDLLKDLNKEQREAVLHVDGPLLVLAGAGSGKTKVLTHRIAYLIKEKNVHPASILAITFTNKAAREMRERIDRLVEDVSDSIWVSTFHSMCVRILRRDIEKIDYDKNFVIFDYADQQNVVKDCLKELNLSDKNFPPKSILEMIGRAKDELITPDSYLKMYSGDFRMEKIARVYELYQKKLKQNNALDFDDIIMLTIKLFLDNPEVLNYYQRKFKYILVDEYQDTNTAQYSLVSLLAQGYRNLCVVGDDDQSIYGWRGANIRNILDFEKEFKDAKVIKLEQNYRSTQIILDAANHVIKNNVGRKAKRLWTNNKGGDGIRYLECLNEHEEAYFVASEIKRLCREQNRSYKDFAVLYRINAMSRVIEDELMREGISYKIFGGLRFYDRKEIKDVIAYLRVIQNPSDNISLKRIINEPKRGIGNATIDTAERLANERGVSIFSIISSAAEIPELARASSKLEKFVSLINSLRAQSMVMTASEMIEEVLERTGILEAYRQENTLEAQSRIENIKELLSVAIEFENESEEKSLTDFLAHVSLVSDVDTMDENSEYVALMTLHSAKGLEFPVVFLVGMEEGIFPGYRSMTNESELEEERRLCYVGITRAKENLYMTSTFSRTLFGNTTYNRVSRFVKEIPEELFDFGGDKKKAKDENIGEGTAKKSGTLNKDFNSSKSFNAVSFKPVQRTETSKTELKVGDVVRHKVFGEGIITKREPDGDDFKLEIHFKGKGMKRLLESYANLTKVN; from the coding sequence ATGGATTTATTGAAAGATTTGAATAAGGAACAAAGGGAAGCGGTACTTCACGTTGACGGCCCCTTGCTTGTTCTTGCCGGTGCGGGAAGCGGAAAGACAAAAGTGCTTACGCACAGGATTGCGTATTTAATTAAAGAGAAAAATGTACATCCTGCCAGTATCCTTGCCATAACTTTTACCAACAAGGCTGCAAGGGAAATGAGAGAAAGAATAGACCGGCTTGTTGAAGATGTCAGTGACAGTATATGGGTAAGTACTTTTCATTCCATGTGTGTAAGGATACTAAGAAGGGATATAGAAAAAATAGATTATGATAAAAACTTTGTGATATTTGACTATGCCGATCAGCAAAATGTTGTAAAAGACTGCCTGAAGGAACTTAATCTCAGTGATAAAAACTTTCCTCCGAAGTCAATATTGGAGATGATCGGAAGGGCAAAGGACGAGCTTATCACTCCGGACTCTTATTTAAAAATGTATTCCGGAGATTTCAGGATGGAGAAGATCGCCCGGGTCTATGAGCTTTATCAAAAGAAGCTGAAGCAAAATAACGCTTTGGATTTTGACGATATTATAATGCTTACGATAAAGCTTTTTTTGGACAATCCCGAAGTGCTGAATTATTACCAGAGAAAATTCAAATATATTCTGGTGGATGAGTATCAGGACACCAACACAGCCCAGTATTCCCTTGTAAGCCTTTTGGCACAGGGGTACAGAAATCTTTGTGTTGTTGGGGACGACGACCAGTCCATCTATGGTTGGAGAGGCGCCAATATAAGAAATATTCTGGATTTTGAGAAGGAGTTTAAGGATGCAAAAGTAATAAAGCTTGAGCAGAACTACCGTTCAACCCAGATTATCCTTGATGCGGCAAACCATGTTATCAAGAACAATGTGGGAAGAAAAGCCAAAAGGCTTTGGACAAACAATAAAGGAGGAGACGGGATTAGATATCTCGAGTGCCTGAATGAGCATGAAGAGGCGTATTTTGTGGCAAGTGAGATAAAGAGGCTCTGCAGGGAGCAGAACCGCTCTTACAAGGATTTTGCCGTACTTTATCGTATAAATGCCATGTCCCGTGTTATTGAGGATGAGCTTATGAGGGAAGGAATAAGCTACAAGATATTTGGAGGGCTTAGGTTCTATGACAGAAAAGAAATAAAAGATGTAATTGCCTATCTTCGTGTTATTCAAAATCCTTCGGATAACATAAGTCTAAAGAGGATAATAAATGAGCCTAAAAGAGGTATTGGAAATGCGACCATAGATACTGCAGAGAGACTGGCAAATGAAAGGGGAGTCAGCATTTTCTCAATTATTTCATCGGCGGCGGAAATTCCCGAGCTTGCCCGGGCTTCGTCAAAGCTTGAAAAGTTTGTCTCGCTGATAAACAGCCTGAGGGCCCAAAGTATGGTGATGACCGCATCGGAAATGATTGAGGAGGTCCTTGAGAGGACGGGCATTTTGGAGGCGTATAGACAGGAAAATACCCTGGAAGCCCAGAGCAGAATAGAAAACATAAAAGAGTTGCTCTCCGTTGCAATTGAATTTGAAAATGAAAGCGAGGAAAAGAGCCTTACGGATTTTCTTGCCCATGTGTCCCTGGTTTCGGATGTCGATACGATGGATGAAAACAGTGAATATGTTGCTCTTATGACCCTTCACAGCGCAAAGGGATTGGAGTTTCCGGTGGTATTTCTGGTGGGAATGGAGGAAGGTATTTTCCCGGGTTACAGGTCAATGACCAATGAATCGGAGCTGGAGGAGGAGAGGAGGCTTTGTTATGTAGGCATAACGAGGGCGAAAGAAAACCTTTACATGACAAGCACCTTCAGCCGTACGTTGTTTGGAAATACCACCTACAACAGAGTTTCAAGATTTGTTAAAGAAATTCCCGAGGAGCTTTTTGATTTCGGCGGGGATAAAAAGAAAGCAAAGGATGAGAACATTGGCGAAGGAACGGCAAAAAAGAGCGGTACATTAAACAAGGACTTTAACTCTTCTAAAAGCTTTAATGCGGTAAGCTTTAAGCCTGTGCAAAGGACGGAGACGTCAAAAACGGAGCTTAAAGTTGGTGACGTGGTGCGGCACAAAGTCTTCGGGGAAGGAATTATAACAAAAAGAGAGCCTGACGGCGATGATTTCAAACTGGAGATACATTTTAAGGGAAAAGGCATGAAGAGGCTTTTGGAAAGCTATGCGAATCTGACTAAGGTGAATTAA